The genomic segment TACTTTTGAAAAGTTCAGAATGTGCATCTCATTACAGGATCCGTGTTGTAATACGTTAATATTGCTTTAACTGTCCAGCTGCATGAATTGAATAAGAAAAGTGTAAACAGATATAATGCTACAACTTCAAATGTATTTACAGTGATACAAGGGTATAGGATTACACTCTGGTACACGTCCCTTACAGGTGTGGTCCCATCAGAAGTTGCTGGCCCTTTAAGGGCAGAACTTCACAGGCGGTTTTCGTCAGATCGTTGCCCGGCGACAAAGCGGACTCGACGAGTCAAATGGAGATGCAGCcgtcaagattctaattggactgaatgaaaagtcacaGGTAAAAACAACATTATATCCCAGATGTGGACACAGAAAgcagcatcttcatccgacagtcggaccatgtagttgttacctccgacttttcattcagttcaattattttgacatgtgcgactccatccgacttgtcgccgGGCGACGATCCGACGAAAAACGATTCTGGATTTCAACCCTCAAGGCAAGTTCCTGTTGATGCATATGGCGCATTTAGCAACAATCAAAATGGAGTGGGCTGTTCCCTACTAAGGGATACGGGCTGCCATTCTCTGCACTCTGTTTGTGGTGCTACTAAGTTGCAGTGATGGAAAGGCTACacagggatctgcaaccttggctctccagctgttaaggaactacaagtcccacaatgcaatgaaggagtctaatgaaggagtctaaaggcaaatgcattgtgggacttgtagttccttaacagctggagaggcAAGGTTCCAGATCCCACATGTTCCGTAGCCCTTGATATGTGACAGAGACTGTGATTTGCTACTGGTCCTCATCATTTAGTTTTTTCTAATTGGTTCCTACTGCTCCAATTTGGCACTGAAATCATTATCTGATTGCCAGGGTCACCACTGCTAGCAACCAGGCGGTGGCTTGAATATCAGACTGGAATAAATAATCCGTTGCAGACATTGCAAAATCTGTTGGGCAGCAGCTCTAAGACTAAAGGGCTGGGCAGTAAATACACGACAGATCAGCAATGACTACTGTAAAATGCAAGGCAtacattttagttgggattactGGTCCTTGAAAGTAAACGGAGATAACATAATGCAATCTAATGAGGCCGTGCAGACCAGCTGACAGTATATTGGTTCATTCTAAGAACAGGAGATACTGAATAAGAACATAAAATATCATGTAACTACTGAACTGCCCCAATACCTGCTGTAGTTATCCTTACCCACCAGTGCCACCATCTTTTCTTGGCAGTTGAGCAACACTTGTGCCCtaagtattatatataataaaaaaaaaatcagtaaatgaaccaaataatgaataaataacatcaaataaaaaaatcacatttcaatTTTTAAcgagaataaaaaatgttttacagtgGAACAATTAGTGCTTTTCCCTCATTCCCTGATTTGTCTCGTGACCCTTAACTGCTTCCATTAGAACCTAGTTCAGCAAATAACGTAGTTGTGCCAAAATAAACCACCCTATAAAAGGGGGCAACATAAGGGGGTGTGATGCCACAATGCAGTAGTCGTCTCCATTATAAATCCAAGAGCTAGAAGCTTTGGCCCTGAGTCAGATCTTGAGACCTACAGTTGGTCTGGGATTTTGTGGAACTTAAACATTAGAGTGTGTCCTGCTGAGGGTAGAATTCCTAAATATTGCCCCATTCAAGAATAATAACGGATTACAGTATTGCTATGGTCACATATATGACAAGGAGATGCCCCCCTATTTCTTTTTGGATCGTTCAGCACAATCCAGGGAGGCGATGTTGCTGGAAGCAGTGACCAGATGGATGAGGCTGATGAGAGACTTGAGGAGAGAGATTGGGCAGCAGAGCCAGACGATGAGACGAAACAAACCAATGCCACCAATGGGACCCAGGATGACTGTGGAGAGAGaagtcagttaaaggaaaactatacctcccgaacaatgtgggtctctataaaaatatattgcataacaactcacatgaaaactctgttcattgtaaataaaccattttcataataatatacctcttagtagtatgtaccattgggtaatcttatataaaaaattgccattttaaaaaataagggccgccccctgggatcatagaattcacggtgcacacaaaccaaacatgttaggtcacatgagccaattaacagacagagttgtgtcttttgcttcaacaattcttcctgttacaattagagctgcagtatttctggtcaggtgatctcttcctgttacagttagagctgcagtatttctgttcaggcgatctcttcctgttacaattagagcttcAGTATTCATGGTCAGGCGATcacttcctgttccagttagaactgcagtatttctggtcaggtgatctcttcctgttacagttagagctgcagtatttctggtcaggtgatctcttcctgttccagttagagctgcagtatttctggtcaggtgatctcttcctgttacagttagagctgcagtttttctggtcaggggatctcttcctgttccagttagagctgcagtatttctggtcaggtgatctcttcctgttacagttagagctgcagtatttctggtcaggtgatctcttcctgttacagttagagctgcagtttttctggtcaggtgatctcttcctgttacagttagagctgcagtttttctggtcaggtgatctcttcctgttccagttagagctgcagtatttctggtcaagtgatctcttcctgttagagctgcagtatttctggtcaggtgatctcttcctgttacagttagagctgcagtatttctggtcaggtgatctctgaagcagcacccagaccatcacaaaacggtggctcaaggcaagagatgtaaaaggtcaatatttacttaaatatatattccagtttggtaagattctttgatatgatataaactgttgcttaaatattcattttgtgggtaaagttttcctttaatgagctgGGAGATTGGAAGTGATACAGCCAGCATCAACATGACTTTCTCTCTGACCAGTTTGGATCTATTATATAGGTTAATATATACTGCCCTAGAAATACCAAACTCTGGCCAGCTGGATACTCCTCACTGCTTGTTCCCATCCCTCTGAAGACCCTCAATGACCCAAGTAGCGAGATCAAAGCCAGTGCTCACCTGAAGGTCCCTCTGTGAAGTGCAGGAGATACAGCATGCAGTAGAACAACTCATTCCCAGCGCACATGAAGAACAGCACCGGCTACGAGAGACAAAGAGCCACAGTGAGCAGCAGTGTGTCACATAACCAAAGACCCAAAATAATACAGGTTAATGTGTCACTGCACAAAGGGAGGGCAGGACTCAAACACTTACCCTTGAGGTGTAGTAGAGACGGAGCACTGGGTTCCCAGCCAGGTTGATGGTTTTATGGCTCTCACTGCCCTTTAGAATGGAACTGATTGAAGAACAATTAATATGTTACAATGATCTTACACATAAAGGAgaaattttgtgcaaaaaaaaaaagaatgcaccattgcattaaactcttttagatataaaAGGGATGTGTGTAACCAgttgtgtttcaggctgatttattgaatatttctgcaaaaaccctaataatccctcccttctcttccacttgctgctccctgaattcccaggctgtgcactcagctcactgcactgtaggacaggaaccaatcagcagctagcaggacctgatagggaactgaagcctgtctgtgcttgtgtgactgcagggctgtgattggctgtccccctcctactgtgcttctggcagggaccgttaggacacgcccacccctcatttgaaacacagacagggaccagagaacatctatagggagctccaataaaggggctatttttaaaggaatactgtcatggggaaaaaaaatcaaaacacatcagttaatagtgctgctccagcagaattctgcactgaaatcagtttctcaaaagaacaaacagatttcttttatatttaattttgaaatctgacatggggctagacatattgtcagtttcccagctgcacccagtcatgtgacttgtgctctgataaactgcagtcactctttactgctgtactgcaagttggagtgatatcaccccctccctttcccccagcagcctaacaacagaacaatgggaaggcaaccagataaaatctccctaacacaagatagcagctgcttggtagatattagaacagcactcaatagtaaaatccaggtcccactgagacactttccattacattgagtaggagaaacaacaggctgccagaaagcagttccatcctaaagtgctggctctttctgaaatcacatgaccaggcaaaatgacctgagatgcacctacacaccagtattacaactaaaagataCACTTGggttagaaatgaaaaaaaaatatataacttttttttatatttttattattatttgcattgtaaacaatgtaaattagaaataaaaactacatcataaaaatcatgacagaaaccaATACCACATATTATTCATAACTGcatacaaaattagggttttttttttgtttatcctatatgtctcctttaaattacagGCAGAGGTACAAGCAACCTGTCACTTGGTaattaaagttaaagggaaaagaaccttaaagggaaactccatcCAAACTATATAATTCAAAGCAGCTTTCTCATATACATAAACATAGATTCAATGGTTTTGAAGTTTGCTATTAAGCAgtgtttgtttttacttttctgcactgctgatcTCCCTTTTAATACAATGAAGATGAAGCTCCGACCATGGAATGTATGAGCCTGGGAATGGCCCCGTGttacatatacacattatatagtGTTAGTGTGGGAGCTGGTTAATGGAGAGATTACAGTACACAGTGGGTATGTAGCCATACACAGGAGTGGGCAGTGCTTATCCTACAGCTCGTGTCTATTGGGTGGGGAAATGTTACCTGTGAAGGTGCAGCCAGTGGCTGGCGATGTCCAGGCTCATGCTAAGCTGAAAGAGTAATGTGTAGGAAGGGTAGAGAAGGGACAAGTTGACAAGTAGGCACATGGTGGCACATCGATCTGTCAGCATATCCAGCATGGCTCCAAACTTTGTACCTAAGAGAGAAATAGTCTttatagaaattagggatgcaccgaatccactgctttcaattcggccgaacccccgaatccttcttgaaagattcggctgaataccgaaattaccgaaattaggggtgggaaggggaacacatttttttacttccttgttttgttacaaaaagttatgcgatttccctccccgccactaatttgcatatgtaaattaggattcggttcggccaggcagaaggattcagctgaatcctgctgaaaaaggccaaatcctggccgaatcccgaaccgaatcctggattcggtgcattcctagaaattagggatgcactgaatccactatttgggattcggccgaatccctgaatccttcgtgaaagattctgttgaatactgaatcctaatttgcatatgcaaattacgggcagTAAgtaaggaaaaagtggaaaaaattcttcttttgtgacgaaagtcatgtgatttccctgcctgcccctaatttacaaatgcaaattagattCGGTTCaggcaggcacaaggatttggctgaatcccgaaccgaatcctggattcagtgcatccctaatagaaatgtAAGGCAACACCACTCTCTATTCCTATATCACTAGGCTAGTGGTGTGTTCCCTCTCACCCTGTTTGCTGTGGAATATTCTTTATTCCAAAAACCAGCTCTCCAGCTGAAAAATAGCAGAGACTATGCAGATGGGCCAGTCGTTCCCTAAAGAGCAGCTATGGCACCGTCTTCTCATTGTGTCTCCAACCCCCACACTCACCCTGATTCAGCAGCCGAGCAGCGTGTCCATCGAAGGCGTCCAGCAAGCCGCTCAGAAGGTAGAAGGTAGAGGCCATAATGGGGGAGGTCGGCATGAAGTAAAAAGCAACGAATGCAAAGACGATGCGAGCGTAACCTGAGGGGGGAGAGACAATACATATCTGGTTATACACATAACGATATACATGTTTAGTGAGGTCACCAAAGGAGTGAATGGATCAGAACGGCTCAGGAGAGGAACACATAATTAGGCAGATGTGGTTTCTTTGAAAACCTACCTAATAGATATCCAGCAGATCCTTGGCAAGGTATTTATCAGGAGCCATAACAGACTAGCTAGtatcacactttttaaagaaaacaaataggataaataaaaaagaaaacctaattgtgtaggcaattataagtaatatatggtgttgcttttacttggggctaaacattaatattatctttaaaaatagcccctttattggagctccctatagatgttctctggtccctgtctgtgtttcacatgaggggtgggcgtgtcctaacggtccctgccagaagcacagtaggagggggacagccaatcacagccctgcagtcacacaagcacagacaggcttcagttccctatcaggtcctgctagctgctgattggttcctgtcctacagtgcagtgagctgagtgcacagcctgggaattcagggagcagcaagtggaagagaagggagggattattaggggttttgcaaaaatatataataaatcagcctgaaacactacttttttaagcacaattcttctatatctaaatgagtaaatgcactggtacattcttattttttacacaaatgtcTCCTTTATGTCCCTGTCATTACTCCTTCCTTCTCATCCTTGTGTGTGGGGTACAATAAACCAGCTGAAGGGCTCtggataaacaagctgctgtgagtAAGAGACCTGCCCTAGCACTACACAAGACTATACCAATACAATGCCAAGTACTGGCCATGACTCTCAATGGGCCCAACCTGCTCTGGGGGTTCCAACAACTCCCTGATTTACCTCAGAGGAGCCACATACAGCTGCCTCATCAAGCTCAGCCCTTTAGCGATAGATACAGCACATCATACTCCTCTGCCCATATGGCAGCTCCCCAGTCACACACATCCCTCCTCACTCACCAATCAGGTTGGGCACAAACAAGAAGACGTTCTCCTGCGCCATCTTGTCTCAGCTGCCACTGACGTCACGTCTCCCGGGAACGCCCACTTCCGAGGGGCGGGCCGAGCTGTCACTTGTAGAGCTCTCACTGACAGCTGGACGAGGAAAGCGCGGGAGTGTGTGTGACAGGGATCCGTGAGGTAGTAGCCCAGTCATGTCCCTCCGCTTAGCAGTGACAGCTGCAGGCTCAGCCCCTGGATATGAAAGCTGAGGGGACAGCGGGAGCCTTGAGCATTTGCTTTGCGGCCATGTACCAGAGATTTCGTGAGGTGAATTTGCTGTATTTCGGGTCAACCCACTCAGCTCTGATTTCTATTTAAATAATAGGCTGATACTAATAGGTTTCTAGACTGCTCGTGCCTGTGCGTTAAAGGCCAGCTAAACCCCTCACAGAAACGTATTTAAAGCtactgtctctgtgtgtgtcccTCTGACGTTCATTTCTTATTCAGTCAGTAAATaagtcattaaaggagacattttgtgtaaagaaCAAGAacataccagtgcattatactcatttagatatagaagaattgtgcttaaaaatgtagtgtttcaggctgatttattgaatatttctgcaaaaaccctaataatccctcccttctcttccacttgctgctccctgaattcccaggctgtgcactcagctcactgcactgtaggacaggaaccaatcagcagctagcaggacctgatagggaactgaagcctgtctgtgcttgtgtgactgcagggctgtgattggctgtccccctcctactgtgcttctggcagggaccgttaggacacgcccacccctcatgtgaaacacagacagggaccagagaacatctatagggaactccaataaaggggctagttttaaagataatattaatgtttagccccatgtaaaagcaacaccatatattacttataattgcctacacaattagttttttttaaaatttatcctatatgtctcctttaatgaatgaatTGACCTTGGGCCACAGATTAAAAAGTATACATTTATAGACAGGGCTGCTCAACGTAAACTTCAGCTTGTTTTGGCCTGGCCTGAAATGGTTTTGGGCCTGAAATGTGGCACCAAAGTGGCATTAGTGTCTTATTCAGTCTGGTGAATAATGTTTTAAAGAGTTAAATGACTTTAGGACTTTTGGAATTTCAAAGTATGTATGAGCAGAGATAAAATCCATCTCATTCCAGGAAACGTGGCATCAACGTGGGCATCATTGCaattccacatttttcaaaaaatgataGAGGTGCAGACATGGTTACATGACAGGGTTAAATGGGCcacacattttaaacaaaatactagcaggcaggcctggatttgtggagaggccatcaaggcccgggcctagggctgcagaattgtagggggtggcatgctgcccaagcaCACTcactttggttcagaaacactggggatgtgcaagagatacaatagtttttacaattttctgtgcaccaatccccattgctcctgtcccgatGATGTCAATTTgtgcgaataaaggggaggggatgggggtaacaaacggcagcgggcctataggtacctgctatgtaaatcctaCCCTGCAGGCAGGGATTCCCTGCATTGCTTGCACCCCATTCCAACCTGGCCGACATGTTTACTGACATTGAAGATAAATATCTCCACAGATTTCccgagatgttgcccatagcaaccaatcagatctttgcttttgttctcTAACTTGTAGGcgactgtttaaatctaattgctgatcgCACTCtgtggagatatttatctccaatgttagtaagcTTGCCCCTAGTTCTGTGCAGGAAAAGTGGCATCAAAACGGGCATTGTTGCATTTCTGAATTTTTGTATAAGCAACAGCTGTACAGAAGGGGTTAAATGAATTGGTGCCACTGATTTAAAACTTAATATTTGCAGGCAGGGATGCCCCACATGGGATGCACCCCATTCCTTACAGGCCCAAAAGAGTTCTGGGAAGGAAAGTTGGCATCAAATTAGACATCTTTGGAATTGTGCTATATAATAGGGGGTCCGGAGGAGTTAAACACCTTTGGACCACTGATTCAAGCTATTTATTTGCAGGCAGGTATGCCTCCTGTTGAATGCAACCCATTCCGGCCTGGCCCAACACAGTTCTGGGAAGAAAAAGTGGTGTGAAAATAGACATCTCTGCAATTCTGCCTTTTTGAATAACCAATGGGGTTGctcagaagcgtaactagaggggggcgggacctggcgcaggatgcgcagctcgggcccccgcccccctccgtacaccaaCTGGCCCGGGAAAATGCGCCGCTaggcggcgcgcggactgccgggggaccctgagggggtgcgggccctggcccactcgcaccccctgctcgcccggtagttccgccactggggtTGCTGAAGGGGTTAAATAACTTTGGACCACAGATATAGATATTTGCATAGAGGGATGCCCTGGATTGTATGCGCCCAATAGCAGTCTGGCCCAAAAGGGCTTCTGGGAAGGAGTTATGGAATCAAAGTGGCATCTTTGGAATTCAGTCTTTTTAAAGAAGTAACCGGGATACCGAAGGGGTTCAATGAATTTAGGCCACTGATTTGAACCCATATATTTGCAAGAAAGGATGCCCTTGCATAGCATACACCTCATTTCAGCCTGACTCAAAATGGTTCTGAGTGACATTGATGTGGGCAGTATAGCAGGTTTATACAAGTAAAtggtattttaaaggaacagttcagtgtaaaaataaaaactggtaaataaataggctgtgcaaaataaaaaatgttttagttagccaaaaatgtaatgtataaaggctggagtgagtggatgtgtaacataatagccagaatactacttcctgcttttcagctctctaactctgagttaggggggccacatgggacataactgttcagtgagtttgtaattgatcctccgcattcagctcagaatcaaaagcaacagatatgatccatgtggctccccctcaagttactgattggttacttcctggtaaccaatcagtggaaagcaagagagctgaaaagcaggaagtagtgttctggctattatgttacacatccactcactccagcccttatacattacggggcatatttatcaagggttgaattgaaaaaaattcaaatagaccaaccaaaattaaggcgaaggtttttttgggttgaataggtccattttcaatcaagtaggtctgtatttggccaaattcaatttgaagttttccccaaaaaaaaccttacatttttcaaagtccatcaattgactccaaataggttctaggaggtcccccataggctaaaataacaattcggcaggttttagaagtcaaatttttaaagagacagtacatgataaatttcgatattcaaattttcaaattttttgcaaattgaaattgaattttgaatatttactagtcgaagtaaacaaagATAGCTcggaaatcagattttttcaattagaaaattcacctcaacctatgataaatctgcccctacatgtttggctaactaactatattagaaatattgtttattttgcacagcctatctatttattcagttttaaaggggttgttcacctttgagttaacgtttagtatgagagatattctgagacaatttgctattggttttcattttttattatttgtggtttttgacttatttagctttttattcagcagctctccagtttgtaatttcaacaatcaggtggctagggtccaaattcccctagcaaccatgcactgatttgaataagagactggaatatgaataggagaggcctgaacagaaagaggaaaaataaaaagtagcaattacatttgtagccatacagaccatttgtttttaggtggggtcagtgacccccatgtgaaagctgaaaagggacagaagaaggcaaatgattaaaaaacaattaaaaaaaattaagaccaataaaaaagttgcttagaattagccaatctataacatactaagaggcacatttacaaagctcgagtgaaggattcgaattaaaaaaacttcgaatttcgaagtgttttttttggctacttcgaccatcgaatgggctacttcgaccttcgactacgactacgaatcaaacgattcgaactaaaaatcgttcgactattcgaccattcgatagtcgaagtactgtctctttaagaaaaacttcgaccccctagttcggcagctaaaagctaccgaactcaatgttagcctatggggaaggtccccataggcttgcctgtgtttttttgatcgaaggatattcctttgatcgttggattaaaatccttcgaatcgttcgattcgaaggatttaatcgttcaatcgaacgaataatccttcgatcgttcgatcgtaggattagcgctaaatcgttcgacttcgatattcgaagtcgaaccattttagttcctagtcgaatatcgagggttaattaaccctcgatattcgacccttagtaaatctgccccttaaagttaacttaaagggatattgtgtttcaaaacacattagataatagtgctgctccagcagaattctgcacttaaatccatctttcaaaagagcaaacacattttttttatattcaattttgaaatctggcatggggctagacatagtgtcagtttcccagctgcccccagtcatgtgatttgtgctctgataaacttcaatcactctttactgctgtaatgcaagttggagtgatatcacccctccccccagcagacagaacaacaacagaacaatgggaaggtaaccagataacagctccctaacacaagataacagctgcctggtagatctaagaacaacactcaatagtaaaatccaggtcccactccacattcagttacattgagtaggagaaacagcagcctgccagaatgtagttccatcctaaagtgctggcacaagtcacatgactgggggcagctgggaaactgacaatatgtctagctccatgtcagatttcaaaattgaatataaaacatctgaaaaactgatttcagtgcagaattctgctggagtagcactattaactgatgtgttttggaaa from the Xenopus laevis strain J_2021 chromosome 9_10L, Xenopus_laevis_v10.1, whole genome shotgun sequence genome contains:
- the MGC81124 gene encoding uncharacterized protein LOC414725 (The RefSeq protein has 3 substitutions compared to this genomic sequence); translated protein: MAQENVFLFVPNLIGYARIVFAFLAFYFMPTSPIMASTFYLLSGLLDAFDGHAARLLNQGTKFGAMLDMLTDRCATMCLLVNLSLLYPSYTLLFQLSMSLDIASHWLHLHSSILKGSESHKTINLAGNPVLRLYYTSRPVLFFMCAGNELFYCMLYLLHFTEGPSVILGPIGAVGLFRLIVWLCCPISLLKSLISLIHLVTASSNIASLDCAERSKKK